In the genome of Xyrauchen texanus isolate HMW12.3.18 chromosome 33, RBS_HiC_50CHRs, whole genome shotgun sequence, one region contains:
- the dydc2 gene encoding DPY30 domain containing 2, with amino-acid sequence MDSEYVQRVLGRCLAEGLSELLELKPPDPIEFLSHWIHEYKHNQELLSERSAHQQQLEEEQGRVREESLHQNLLQEEQNNITAAQEELTCTEESVSEPAHEKSSPEHLPAVNKGDDKVTIDPGDPTSTDQTDTVTEIPERSDPPQLNNSTAEEQKVNNDESGEHAGQQTSDIVNPEESLSEEQDRDAQLKDKSEVDVNPENEAEPDEDSHERQTETEIPPDGLQTTESELADRPETEDTAVRHEESAEPEPQSEREEEDEDEE; translated from the exons ATGGATTCAGAGTATGTGCAGCGGGTTTTGGGTCGATGTCTGGCGGAGGGTCTCAGTGAACTGCTCGAACTGAAGCCGCCGGATCCCATTGAGTTCCTTTCACACTGGATACACGAATACAAACACAATCAGGAGCTCCTGAGTGAG AGATCCGCTCATCAACAGCAGTTAGAAGAGGAGCAGGGGCGCGTGAGAGAGGAGTCACTCCATCAGAACCTCCTGCAGGAGGAGCAGAACAACATCACCGCTGCACAGGAGGAGCTCACG TGCACAGAAGAGTCTGTATCAGAACCAGCACATGAGAAATCCAGTCCTGAACATCTGCCGGCTGTAAATAAGGGAGATGATAAG GTCACCATTGATCCTGGAGACCCGACGTCCACCGATCAGACTGATACAGTAACGGAGATCCCAGAGAGGTCAGATCCCCCACAGCTGAATAACAGCACTGCAGAAGAACAG AAAGTCAATAATGATGAATCAGGTGAACATGCTGGTCAACAAACCTCAGACATTGTGAACCCAGAAGAATCACTTTCTGAAGAGCAGGACAGAGACGCACAG CTAAAGGACAAAAGTGAAGTAGATGTGAATCCAGAGAATGAAGCAGAACCAGATGAAGATTCtcacgagagacagacagaaactgAGATTCCTCCAGACGGTCTACAGACTACAGAGAGCGAG CTCGCAGACAGACCAGAGACTGAAGACACGGCTGTGAGACATGAGGAGTCCGCTGAGCCCGAGCCACAGTCTGAAAGAGAG gaggaagatgaagacgaggagtGA